Proteins encoded within one genomic window of Pedobacter africanus:
- a CDS encoding SusC/RagA family TonB-linked outer membrane protein gives MQNFKKAGHYHYACSLLKKVRICRISIAVLLLLPFVSIAQTQPLINSTLKGQVIDSLTKQGIPGVSIHITGTTHTVQTDPDGRFDFVTGQKFPYTLEIRHISYEKKDVVANGSPILIRLKEITGQLNDVVIIGYGTQQRKDLIGSVSKIDPSGTKNIPEAGFDAQLQGKAAGVQINSNTGVPGSDIFIRVRGATSINATNDPLYIIDGVWVNNNSLQNIAQERATSPLSDLNPSDIESIEILKDATAIAIYGSRGANGIVLVTTKRGNFGQKTRIEFNGSEGLGWAPEDRVWKTTTGAEHAALINEYSRNMGKAQPFRPASEVINGVAGRGLPEEQPTYDRMSYLNRTASLRSYDLSLQGGSDRTRFYLGGGYTDQESIWKPMSFDRASLKVNLDHKLNSKIALGSSNAISRSHRNQARPANGANGTLLQASLNIPTYLPIFDEKGTPLKWVNFDNIAVLTGTVNLWSYSYHYIGNIYLDYAITPKLKFRSTFGVDYNNYEENEYWDTRTILGNSGGRGSQSITQSSTAINEQTLAYSDKVGKHSFGILIGNTLQGAEVKNVSATGTNFPNNSYTQISSAATQIAGQFKTTSTLASFFSRADYNYAGKYYAEFTLRADGSSKFGKNNKWGYFPAVGAAWRVKEENFLKDVPQISNLKYRISYGITGNQAGINDFASQGLWTGGFGYADVAGGAELPGTAPLQLANPDLKWESTAQFSTGIDIGLFEDKLNIEFNYYNKYTSDALLQVAVPGSSGFSSYLTNFGEISNKGFELAINSTNLRTTGFTWKTDFNIARNKNTIEKIPADIPFAGRDLIRLQQGKELYSYWLYKQLSVNPENGDAVFDDYNKDGKITADDRQIVGSTWPKFFGGLTNNFTYKGLDLGIFFTFSYGNYIWNHNRMLGETGGTLDAGRVLLKSQLDRWTSPGQITNTPKLNDANYARQENSRFFEDASFLRLRSLTLGYTLPKAFTSRIKIEKLRFYVIGSNLLLFTKYTGADPESNLGTQNIQGYDYGTPPQPRTVQLGLNVTL, from the coding sequence ATGCAAAATTTTAAAAAGGCCGGGCATTACCATTATGCCTGTTCTTTATTAAAAAAGGTACGGATATGCCGCATCAGTATTGCCGTATTGTTATTATTGCCATTTGTTTCTATTGCGCAAACGCAACCCTTGATCAACTCAACCCTGAAAGGACAGGTCATAGATTCACTTACCAAACAGGGGATTCCTGGAGTAAGCATACACATTACGGGTACTACACATACGGTACAAACCGATCCGGATGGCCGTTTTGATTTTGTAACCGGGCAAAAATTTCCTTACACACTTGAGATCAGACATATTTCTTATGAAAAAAAGGATGTTGTTGCGAATGGGAGCCCTATTCTGATCAGGCTGAAAGAAATCACCGGTCAGCTGAATGACGTGGTCATTATAGGCTATGGCACGCAGCAACGTAAAGATTTGATTGGCTCAGTGTCTAAAATAGACCCTTCAGGAACAAAAAATATTCCTGAAGCGGGTTTTGATGCCCAGCTGCAGGGGAAGGCTGCAGGCGTACAGATCAATTCAAATACCGGCGTGCCGGGATCGGATATATTTATCCGTGTTAGGGGAGCCACTTCCATCAATGCGACCAATGATCCCCTGTATATCATTGATGGGGTTTGGGTCAATAACAACAGTCTGCAGAATATAGCGCAGGAACGGGCAACATCACCACTTTCTGATCTCAATCCTTCAGATATTGAAAGTATAGAAATATTGAAAGACGCTACAGCCATTGCCATCTATGGCTCCAGGGGCGCCAATGGTATAGTGCTGGTGACAACAAAAAGGGGGAATTTCGGACAAAAGACCAGGATAGAATTTAATGGCTCGGAGGGTTTAGGCTGGGCGCCGGAAGATAGGGTATGGAAAACCACTACCGGAGCAGAGCATGCGGCGCTGATAAATGAGTATAGCCGGAACATGGGCAAGGCCCAGCCTTTCCGGCCTGCAAGTGAGGTCATCAATGGGGTTGCCGGTCGGGGTTTGCCAGAAGAACAGCCTACTTATGATAGAATGAGTTATCTGAACCGTACAGCATCCCTGCGTAGTTATGACCTTTCGTTGCAGGGGGGCTCAGACAGGACGCGGTTCTATCTGGGGGGAGGCTATACAGATCAGGAATCGATATGGAAGCCGATGTCTTTTGACAGGGCGAGCTTAAAAGTTAACCTGGACCATAAACTCAATTCAAAAATAGCTTTGGGAAGCAGCAATGCCATTTCCAGGAGCCACCGTAACCAGGCACGGCCTGCAAACGGGGCCAATGGAACATTATTGCAGGCCTCTTTAAATATCCCCACCTATCTTCCAATCTTTGATGAGAAGGGAACGCCTTTAAAATGGGTGAACTTTGACAATATCGCGGTACTTACCGGGACGGTAAACTTATGGTCTTACAGCTACCATTATATCGGCAACATTTACCTCGATTATGCAATCACACCAAAACTAAAGTTTCGTTCCACCTTCGGTGTGGATTACAACAATTATGAAGAAAATGAATACTGGGATACCCGCACCATCCTGGGTAACAGCGGTGGAAGGGGGAGTCAGAGCATTACCCAATCTTCAACAGCTATTAATGAACAGACACTGGCATACAGCGATAAAGTTGGCAAACATAGCTTTGGCATCCTGATTGGAAATACCTTGCAAGGTGCTGAGGTAAAAAACGTATCAGCTACAGGTACCAATTTCCCAAACAATTCCTATACACAGATTTCTTCGGCGGCAACACAGATTGCAGGTCAGTTTAAAACAACAAGTACACTGGCCTCTTTTTTCTCGAGGGCCGATTACAATTATGCGGGTAAATACTATGCTGAGTTTACCCTGCGGGCCGACGGTTCTTCAAAGTTCGGTAAAAACAATAAATGGGGATATTTTCCGGCAGTGGGTGCCGCATGGCGGGTAAAAGAGGAAAACTTTCTTAAAGATGTGCCGCAGATCAGTAACCTGAAATACAGGATCAGTTATGGCATTACCGGTAACCAGGCCGGGATCAACGATTTTGCCTCACAGGGTTTGTGGACAGGTGGTTTTGGCTATGCAGACGTGGCAGGAGGTGCAGAGCTGCCCGGAACAGCTCCATTACAGCTGGCCAATCCTGACCTGAAATGGGAAAGCACGGCACAGTTTAGCACAGGGATAGATATCGGTCTATTTGAGGATAAACTGAACATAGAGTTCAACTATTACAACAAATATACCAGTGATGCCCTGCTTCAGGTGGCTGTTCCAGGATCCTCTGGTTTCTCTTCTTACCTGACCAATTTTGGTGAGATCAGCAATAAGGGATTTGAACTGGCCATTAATTCTACAAACCTGAGAACAACCGGCTTTACCTGGAAAACAGATTTTAACATTGCCAGAAACAAAAATACTATCGAAAAAATACCTGCGGACATTCCCTTTGCAGGAAGGGACCTGATCCGCCTGCAGCAGGGAAAGGAGCTGTATTCGTACTGGCTGTATAAACAATTATCTGTGAATCCCGAAAACGGGGATGCCGTGTTCGACGATTACAACAAGGACGGCAAAATAACAGCAGATGACCGCCAGATCGTGGGCAGTACCTGGCCCAAATTTTTTGGGGGGCTGACCAATAATTTTACCTATAAAGGTCTGGACCTGGGTATTTTCTTTACGTTTTCTTACGGCAACTACATCTGGAACCACAACCGTATGCTCGGAGAAACAGGGGGGACGCTGGATGCCGGACGTGTGCTGCTGAAAAGCCAGCTGGACCGCTGGACAAGCCCTGGCCAG